CTTCAGCCGCCGCAAGTTCCTCGTCGTTCAGTGGCCGCAGAACATTGGCTTCGTCTCGTCTGCCAACCGTGATCCCGACAATTTCCATGCCGGCCTTCTTGGCTTGGTCGACCAGATGGGTGGCATAGCCCCGATCGAACAGCTCACCAAACAGAACGAAAACATCGCCTGGACGGAAAATGTTCGTCCGCGGGAAGTGCGTCAGAGGGTTCGGTTTCTTCATACTGCCGGTTCTCTCAAAGCTGGTCGCGGAGCAACCAAACAAACAACGTGATGAACCACTGCACTGATTGGCGGCAAGTGGGAAGTGACAATAAGTATCGTTACAATTCAAACCGTGAGCGGAACGGAACGGCAGTGGCGTCCATTCCAGCCCCGCAGCGATCCGGAATGGTGAACTTTCCCCGTGACCGTTCACCGCTTCGACTCACCGCTTCGACGTGATTTCTGCCGGCCCCGGATCCTGTCGTGGCCCGGCTGAACGTGGCCTGCGAAACCAAACATATACTCCTGGGCGCACGCTACTTTTCAATCCGCAGGACGATGAGGTCAGACTGTTTGACTGATGATACGGGATGAAGGCCCGGCCCAGCGCTGCCTGTCATGATGGCATCGAACAACGGCATCTTCTCGCTTCCCACGAGCCCTAACGGCGCCCGACAAACGGCCAGGTAGTCGAACCCCGCTAAAAGAGCATTCCGCTCATTGTTGCTACTCGACATAAAGGCCCGAAGAACCCGTCCGATGGCTGGCGCGGCCCGGTGAAAGGGAACGCTCGACACCGTAAGGCTGTCCTGCGACCTACGGGCGATCTCAAGCCCCAGTGCCGGCGGCGTCATCACTTGTCCAGGTGGAAGGGTAGCAAGCAGCGAGAAATCCGCCCCCTTGCAATCATTCCAGAGCAGGTGGTCAAAAGCATCCGTAGTCTTACGCTCAAAAGGCACGACGAAGTAGAATGAGGTGGCCATCACAACAGCCATCCCGCCAAACGCAGCCAACCGCCTAACCGCCACCTGGCTGTCTTCGCGAGTTACCGACGCCGCAGCCGGCAGCAACAACGGAACGACGGCAGCAGAGAAGCGCAAATACCGGTTGGAGACCAACGCGGTCAGGAGGAGCGCTGCGGCGACAGCATAGATGATAGCGAATTGCGGATTTGCCGTTCGGGGGGCGTTCAACGCGCGCTGCAAGCTAACAGCCAGGACGCAGCTGAAAATACCCAGTAGAGCAAGTGAGCCGTAGTCCCCTGTTCGGAAAAACTCCAGGGCACTCTTTTCCTGGTCGATGCGATCAAACCAATATATCCGGGCCAGATCGTCGATGGCTGCATATGGGCCGGCCAAAAGCTGTGGATAGGCGAACAACAGCACAGCCGATAGCATCGAACCGGCGGTAGCCAAAAGTCCAAACTTGAACGCCGCGCTCGAAGCCTCCGGCACCAGCCATAAGGTCACGGTTGCGATCGCTCCAAAGCCAAGCAGTGCGAATGCAAATGGTGCGGAGAAAGCATCGTTCTCCACACGCCAGAACCCGGAAGGACCGATTACCAAAAAGGTCAGGATGGGTACCGCAACCAGGCATGTGATGGCGGTTGAGGCAAGCATCGTTCGGGTGCCGTCCAAACCCGCGGCCCACGCTAGTGCCAAGGCTCCCAACACCAGCGCGATAACAGGCAACGTCTCCAGGCCTACCAAGAGCGAGATCGTCGCTGAAATCGCGACGACCGCCCCGCCCATGCGATCGAACCTGCCAACCCCGTATATCAACGTAAGCAACAGCACCATCTGCAAGTTATGGTGGTCAATGCGGCCAGGGCTAAATTCCCAGATCGCGAAGGCCATAAGGACGAGGACGGCGCATAGCATTCCGGGCGAAAGCTCACCTTCTCGTGGCGCTATCCGGCTCAAAACCCCAACAACCCCAATGGTGAAAAAGACTGCCATTACGGCTGGCCAAACCTGGAAGGCCACCGCGAGCGCGTCTTCCGCTCCCAAGGCGGACTGAAGAGAGAAAGCTATGAGCATGTAGGGAAGGTCAACTATTCGCGACCAAGGCGAAATATACGGCTCGGGCATCAGGATCCGCGGTATTGCCGGCCTAAGCCACCCGCCATCCTCAAGGAATGCCTTGATTTGCAGACCCCGCAAACTGTCGTCGATGTCAGCGTTGTGAATACGCTCACCGGACAAATCGAACCCGATGAGTAGGCCGACGATAAAGATGCAGATCAGCCAATACCCCGTTGCCGACCAGCGTTCATCAACTCGCGCGACACTTGTCTCGCCGACAACTAAACTCATGGCAGATGAAACTCGTGTGAAGCGCCCAAACTCACCCGAGATTGCCTACACCTACTCTCTTAATAAGTGTGTAATTCTAGGTTGCGTGCGAAACTCTGCCTCAAGGGCAACCTTGCTTAACTCGGTCTGCGATGCGGGCCCAGAGACTTCACAATCGACATTCACTGCGTCGGTCATCGTTCGGTATTCTCGAAGAGAAAAGCGCAATTGGTTCGCCTCAGCAATGCGGAACACTGATCTCAGCCGATGCGGGTGGGAACGCAAACCATTCCCTGATGTTTTCGCGAGTTAGGTTTGTCCAACGGCCGATTATTCACACTCGACATTCTCGAGCGGTCCCTGTGAGAATTGCCTGGACTTTCGCAATGCAGCATATATCTGCCATCGCTAATGCCGACGGTGTTTCAGGAGACCTTATGCCCAATGCTCACAGCGAAGCTGTCGGACCTCGATCGGGAACGCAGAGCTTTCTCGTTCTACTGCTTGGATGCATCGGCGTTGTCTATGGCGATATCGGAACAAGTCCGCTCTACGCTTTTCGCGAGGCCCTTCGCCCCTTCTTGAACGACGGGGCGCAGCCTGACGAAGTCATCGGTCTCATTTCCCTGATGGTTTGGACGTTGACGTGTATCGTGACGTTCAAATACGTGCTTTTCCTCCTACGCGCCGACAATGACGGTGAAGGTGGAACATTGTCGCTTCTCGCGCTCTTGATGAAGAAGACCGGCAGTTTCATGCCCGTGTTGTTTTTCGCGGGCCTAATCGGGGCGGCCCTGTTTATCGGGGATGCCATGATCACCCCTGCCCTCTCGGTCATGTCGGCGCTCGAAGGCATGAAACTCGTCACACCAGCCTTTTCGGACTACGTGCTTCCCCTTGCTGCGGTCATTATGGTTGCATTGTTTGCCGTGCAGTCCAAGGGTACGGAAGCGGTCGCAAGGTTTTTCGGGCCAATCACGGTTGTGTGGTTCCTCGCGATGGCGTGGGGCGGTCTCATCCACATCGGCGACGACTGGACCATCCTGCAGGCTCTGAACCCGATCAACGCCCTGTGGTTCATCACGCATGCAGGCTGGGCAGGTCTGATCGTGCTTGGCGCCGTCTTCCTGACGGTCACGGGAGCCGAGGCCCTTTATGCAGATCTCGGCCACTTCGGGAGGAAACCGATCAGCACGGCATGGTTTATCCTTGTATTCCCCGCATTGGCGCTGAACTACCTCGGCCAAGGCGCGCTCGTGCTGAGCCACCCAGACGCGGTCAACAACCCATTCTATCTTCTCTATCCAGACTGGGCGCTGCTGCCGATGGTCATTCTCGCGACCATGGCGACAATCATCGCTAGCCAAGCTGTCATCACGGGAGCGTTTTCTCTCGCTCGCCAGGCGGTCCATTTGGGCTTTCTTCCTCGACTGCTGATCAAATTTACGTCCGAAACCAACACCGGCCAGATCTATGTCCCTGCCGTAAATGCGCTGCTGTTCGTCGGGGTCATCGTGCTGATTTTCTCGTTCGGGGACTCAGAGTCTCTCGCGACCGCGTATGGAATCTCGGTCACAGGCGCGATGGTTGTGACAACAGTGATGGCGTTCCAGTTTCTCCGCTCCGTCTGGGGATACTCAACCGTTCTGGCTGCACTGCTTCTAGCGCCATTGCTCGTCATCGAGAGCGTCTTCTTGCTTGCCAATCTGTTCAAGATTCATGATGGCGGCTGGGTGCCGGTGGCATTGGCACTGACAATCATGGTGGTGATGTGGACTTGGACGCGGGGATCCGCAATGCTGCGCGAAAAGACCGCGCGCAACGATATCCCGCTGGAAACATTCATCCGCTCGATAGAGAAGTCCACCCATGCGCCCCAGACCGTTCGAGGGACGGCAATCTTTCTAACCAGCGTCGGCGATAAGACACCCGCCGTTCTCCTCCACAACATCAAACACAATCATGTCCTGCACGAACGCAATGTTATTTTGACGGTTCGCACATCCGAGCATCCGTATGTCGCGCAGGAAGACCGCGTCTCAATGACTGAACTGTCAGACAGGTTTACAAGGCTCGAGCTTTGCTTCGGCTTCATGGACGAACCGAACGTCTCGAAGGCGCTGTCACTGTGCAAGAAGGCAGGTTTCAAGTTCGAAATCATGCAGACCTCTTTCTACCTCGGGCGCAGGACCCTTATTGGTGACCCGAACTCAGGTCTGCCCGGCTGGCAAGACAAGCTCTACATTGCACTTGCAGGTCTCGGCATCGATCCATCGTCCTATTTCAAGCTGCCAGCCAATCGCGTGGTCGAGATTGGCGAGCAAGTCACGATCTAACCTTAGGTCAGATGCTTCACGCTGCGATATCAACTCCCGGAACTTCAAAAAATGCCAGTCGTCGCCTCCTACATGTATCGTTCGGGCAAGCGCGCCGAAGAAATCCCGCTTGCCGCCAAACCATTCGAAGCATCAGGTAGCGACTTCGCCTGGATCGGTTTGACTGAACCGACAAAGCAGGAAATGGCCGACCTTCAGGCCATGTTCGCTCTTCACCCACTTGCCGTCGAAGACGCCCTCAACGGCAATCAGGTGCCGAAGGTGGACATCTACGGCGACCAGTTGTTCGTGATCGTCAAGACGGCCCACCTTGAGGGTGACAAGATCACCTACGGCGAAACCTGCATTTTCGTGGGGAAGCACCACCTGATTTCTGTTCGCCACGGATCTGCCCGCTCCCACAAGGAACTGCGCCAACACCTGGAACAGTCGCCCCAGCTTCTTGAGCACGGACCGGACTATGTCCTGCACGGCATCATCGACTTCGTTGTCGACGGCTATTTGCCGGTGGTCGAAACGCTTGAGGACAAAGTTCTGGAGCTCGAGAAACACGTACTTGTGTCCTTCCTGCAGCCCGAGCAGATCAGGCGCATCTTCCGGATGCGCCGTCACGTCATTCGCTTCCAGCGGGTGCTCGGGCCGATGGGAGAGGTGGCGGGTAAGCTAACTCATCTCGAGCTGCCCTGTATCGACGACAATGCCAAGCCATTCTTCAAAGACGTTCTTGACCATGTCAGACGTGTGGAAGGCCTGGTAGGCGGCCTTCGCGAGATAATGACGTCCGTGTTCGAGGCCTCCAATCTCCTGGAGCAGCAACGACAGGGCACCATCACACGGCAGCTTGCAGCCTGGGCCGCAATTCTTGCCGTACCGACAGCCATTGCCGGAATCTACGGGATGAACTTCGAACACATGCCTGAACTGGCAACCCGTTACGGCTACTTTGCCGTCCTCGGTGTCATTGCGACGCTCTGCTCTATTCTCTACTGGCGGTTCAAAAGGTCCGGATGGCTGTAGCCAGCGGAAATATCTTTCCGTGGGTTTCGTTTGGTGTCGACACCGCGGCATTGCAGCATGCTATCGGGTAAAAGCTCTGTGTGATGGTATCTCTTGGTGCTCTCGGGCAATCCGGCCTTACCTCCAGCCCGCCTCCCCCATCTTCCGGCAAGTGACCTCGCGGCCTTCCGGAAGTTCGCCGAACTCTATCGGCGCAGGCCGAGCTTGACGCGGAAATCAGGACCGGTGCCCTCTAGGAGATTTGCAATGGCGACCAAGCGCAAGTTCAGGAGCGATGCCTTTGAGGCGATCCATAGCGCCGTCGAAGACATGTCCGCGGCAGGCACCCGTTGGGTCCTATACGTCGCCGGCAGCGTCACTTTCGCCTGACGTCGAGACCCAGAGCCTCGGCGATGATGATCGACTGGTCGATCGTGATGATCGCGTCCTTGAGGCGAAGGTTCTCCGGATCGAAGGCGGTGAGGTCGCTGCCCCTGAGGTCGCAGGTGGTAAAATCTGCCCCATGCAGCCAGGCACCGGAAAGATCGACGTCCCTGAGCGAGCCGCCTTTGCAGGAGGCGCCGGTCAGATCCGCTTCCCGCATTCGCGTTTCCTTGAAGGATGCGCGGCCGAGAGCCGCGCCTGGCAATCCGGTAAAGGACCAGTCGCCGCCCGTCACTTGCATCTGGTCGAACTCGCAAGCGTCGAACATGCTTCCGACGAACTTGCACTCCTTGAAGCGGCTATCGAAGAACTTACAGGAGACGAACGTGCAGTTGACGAAGGCGCTCGCCTGGTGTGACGATGCATTGAACCGGGCTCGCCGGAAGGTGCATTCGTGAAAGACCACGCCGACGGTCTGCGCCTCGGTCAGGTCGAGATCGACGAACAGCGTGTTGTCGTATCGCTCGCGCTCGATCTGGCGACCGTACCAGTCGGCGCTTGCAATCGTGCTGTCGGTCTTGGGCGGCGCTTCGCCGTATCGTCGTTCAGCCATATCCATCCATCT
This is a stretch of genomic DNA from Ensifer adhaerens. It encodes these proteins:
- a CDS encoding potassium transporter Kup; this encodes MPNAHSEAVGPRSGTQSFLVLLLGCIGVVYGDIGTSPLYAFREALRPFLNDGAQPDEVIGLISLMVWTLTCIVTFKYVLFLLRADNDGEGGTLSLLALLMKKTGSFMPVLFFAGLIGAALFIGDAMITPALSVMSALEGMKLVTPAFSDYVLPLAAVIMVALFAVQSKGTEAVARFFGPITVVWFLAMAWGGLIHIGDDWTILQALNPINALWFITHAGWAGLIVLGAVFLTVTGAEALYADLGHFGRKPISTAWFILVFPALALNYLGQGALVLSHPDAVNNPFYLLYPDWALLPMVILATMATIIASQAVITGAFSLARQAVHLGFLPRLLIKFTSETNTGQIYVPAVNALLFVGVIVLIFSFGDSESLATAYGISVTGAMVVTTVMAFQFLRSVWGYSTVLAALLLAPLLVIESVFLLANLFKIHDGGWVPVALALTIMVVMWTWTRGSAMLREKTARNDIPLETFIRSIEKSTHAPQTVRGTAIFLTSVGDKTPAVLLHNIKHNHVLHERNVILTVRTSEHPYVAQEDRVSMTELSDRFTRLELCFGFMDEPNVSKALSLCKKAGFKFEIMQTSFYLGRRTLIGDPNSGLPGWQDKLYIALAGLGIDPSSYFKLPANRVVEIGEQVTI
- a CDS encoding pentapeptide repeat-containing protein, whose translation is MAERRYGEAPPKTDSTIASADWYGRQIERERYDNTLFVDLDLTEAQTVGVVFHECTFRRARFNASSHQASAFVNCTFVSCKFFDSRFKECKFVGSMFDACEFDQMQVTGGDWSFTGLPGAALGRASFKETRMREADLTGASCKGGSLRDVDLSGAWLHGADFTTCDLRGSDLTAFDPENLRLKDAIITIDQSIIIAEALGLDVRRK
- a CDS encoding magnesium and cobalt transport protein CorA, yielding MPVVASYMYRSGKRAEEIPLAAKPFEASGSDFAWIGLTEPTKQEMADLQAMFALHPLAVEDALNGNQVPKVDIYGDQLFVIVKTAHLEGDKITYGETCIFVGKHHLISVRHGSARSHKELRQHLEQSPQLLEHGPDYVLHGIIDFVVDGYLPVVETLEDKVLELEKHVLVSFLQPEQIRRIFRMRRHVIRFQRVLGPMGEVAGKLTHLELPCIDDNAKPFFKDVLDHVRRVEGLVGGLREIMTSVFEASNLLEQQRQGTITRQLAAWAAILAVPTAIAGIYGMNFEHMPELATRYGYFAVLGVIATLCSILYWRFKRSGWL